The following DNA comes from Anopheles arabiensis isolate DONGOLA chromosome 3, AaraD3, whole genome shotgun sequence.
GCACTTTAACGTGATGGTCGCGTCGGAATGGGGCGCACCGAAGCTGTTCCGCCGCGGCTACCATCCGACGGACTGTGACGATCGGACGCAGTACGGCTGCCGGCTGAACTTTTACCGCTGGCAGGAGCGCGAACTGTTCCAAACGATCGACCTCGGGGACGATGGGCTGACGCCGCTCGAGATACGCTTCCTGCACAATCCGCGCGAAAACCAGGGCTACGTTGGGTGCGCGTTCTATGCAAACGTGTACCGCTTCTACCAGAAGCCCGGCTCGGACGAGTACACCGCCGAAAAGGTGATCGATGTGCCGGTGAAGAAGGTGCAGGGCGAGAACGGCGAGATCGAAATGATGGGCGGCATGATGACGGACATACTGATCTCGCTGGACGATCGCTACCTGTACTTTAGCAACTGGCGGCATGGTGATGTGCGGCAGTACGACATCAGCGATCGGGCCAATCCACGCCTTACCGGGCAGGTGTTTCTGGGCGGTGCGATCCAGCGCGACGCGCCGAGACGCGTCCTCAACGATCCGGAGCTGAAGGAAGCACCGGAACCGGTGTTCTTGAAGGGACGCCGCCTGCTCGGGGGACCGCAGATGCTGCAGCTGTCGCTCGACGGTCGCCGGCTGTACGTGTCTTCGAGCCTGTTCTCGCCGTGGGACAAGCAGTTCTATCCGGAGATGGTGGCGGCCGGCGGTACGATCGTGCAGCTGGACATCGACGTCGAGAACGGTGGCATGAAGCTGAACGAGAACTTCCTGGTGGACTTTGGCGGCGAACCGTACGGTCCAGGATTGCCACACGAGATGCGGTAAGCAGCGGGATTGGgaattggtttttgttgttgaagtgAAAGTAACCTGTTTCTCTTTCGGTGACTCTAGGTACCCTGGAGGCGATTGCACATCGGACATCTGGCTAGTTAATGAGTGATGCAGTctgtttcttctgcttttttttagtATACATAGTTTTACAAGCATTCCATAATATTCAAGTGAAAACAAGGTTCAATTATCTGTCTGTTATCTGTTATCACAATTGAATAAATTACattgaacaatttaaaaatatgatgTCTGTTACGTCAAACATTGAACAAAAGGTTTGATTTTAAATCGCCTTACAAACTTCTTTGCTATGAAAACTTATTCGCTTAAGGATCGCTATGGGTTCAATATCTGTTCGAAGACTGGTATGGAATCATAATCTGTTCTACAACCTTTACTATTAGTTCCCGTACCGTTATAAAGTCTATACGGCTTTCAGGACCGATATGAGTTCAAGAAGAGTCCTCAGGGTTAGTACCGGAAGGGATCATTCCCAATCCCTTTATGGGTTCGAGACCAGTTCGAGAATCAGTATAGTGTCAAGATCTGTTTCAAGACCGTTATGGAATCAGTATCTGTTCCCGCACTGTTATGGGCTCGGAATTAGtttcaggaccggtatgggctCTAGACTATAGTTTCAAAGGCCGATGTGTGTTCAAGAATTAGCATGGGGTCAGGATATATTCCAGAGCCTGTATTggttcaggatcagttccatgACATTTATGGGTTCGTGAGTAATTCCAGGAATTTGCTCAAATTCTCAAAAGAAATCAAATCCACTGCCGATCAAATGTGTGCAATTAAATCAGTTTCCTTAGAAATAAGAAGCCCATAGTCTGCTGAAACTCAAATCTATTTAGCAAATTGTTAGCCAATTGTATAGGTAAAAGATAGATTATAAGCCTTGTCCATGTAAAAATTATTACTCAAAAACTGGCAGTACAGTTTGTGtttagtaatagtagtagtagtagtagtagtagtttatTTGAATTCGAAGCAGTCAATGTAATTatgttttacaaattttcCTTGCGATAATGGGTTCGACTCTTAAGCTTTTCTCATTAATGTTTTCTGTGTAGCAATTGCTggatttttcgatttttttctgatGTTGAGTAGTAGCGTGggaaaaatttacaaaaaaaaacccacaaattTTGTACagtttgtgtttaaaaaacgATAGATGTTTCAATTCCCAACGAAGCTATGCAGCAATGGTTTGAATTTACCTGGAAACAAAAGcatttcattttcagcttCTTGGAAAGCCTAACGAACCTTATCTGGGATGGAATTTTTTAAACCTTAAAATActattttaagcaaaaaaaaaacagaattctagaaaaagcaaaaattttaaaactataaaaaagcAGATTGAAAACATTCCCCATTTCCACTAATTTTCGCTGTTGTGTGCCTCCCGTACAGTTATTTAGCATATGCTGCACAGGCAGAGCTGCATgggataaataaaaaaacaattcccATTTTCCACACAAAATTAAGTTTACTCTGTAAGAGGCCAAAAATGTGATTTTCCAACGAATTTTCTCTAGCCCCATTTTCTCGCCTCGTATAGCAAAACCATCGAACCCGAACGAACGAATCGGAATCGTTTCGAATGAAATTGattgataaatattttacctttttccTCCACCCTGCAGAACTTCCGATGTCACCTGGTTCCAACTCGTTGATGATTGAGTTTACATGCACTGGGCTGCTCCCATCTGTTTCTCTCCTTCTTCGTTTTTATCAagaagttgttgttttctttgggATGAAAATTCTGTGTGATTCAAACTACCGAAACCCGGTACGCAGTTTCTTCACAATCCTGTTGTTTAAGGCCCGAGGTTTAAGGCCTGGGGAAGAATTGCCCGTGTTGGTCAACAACGAAACCAGAACCGGAAgaaagggggggggtggaggtTCGATTATCGTGCTTCAACTGTATGTCTCGGATTTAGTCTGCTACTACCCCGTTTCATTATGGGCCCCCTTCGTCCCCATTATGGGTGGCATTCACAGAAGCCGGAGTAccgttttgcatattttatttccaattcaattcaatttactCCACAATGCACGTCAAATTTTCCCTCGATGCTGgcagggggggagggagggggggggaatgaAAGCAAGAACTAGGACGGCTACGACTGAGATAGAGCTTTCTTGAATGACGGCGGATGACCGGTTGTGACAGGGCGTCAGGTGCATGGAGAGCTTGGTTGCGACGATAATGGGACGTTCCATGTCAGAAAACCGGGAACATAGACCTGACAAACCCCGGACCATGGCTGTGCAATTGAAACCTTGTTTCGACTTGCACAATGCAGTTCCACATTTACGGTTCTCGGTTGTGTTGTCTTTAGGGACACATCCACAACGAGTGCGCATGAAATTCGATTCAACTGGTAAACAAATCCGTAACGAACATGAGCTGCTCATTTAACAATTAGGATTTCTAAGAACACTACACCGATAATTTGAATAGGATAAGCTTCTGTTTCACTGTGAGATTGGCTCACGTTAGCAGTGAATGATACAACGACTTACCTGCGATAATGTTTCTCCTATTACGAAGCTGTACATTGTTTAGCAGGAAAAGGATTTAAAATCCTAGCACGTCACCGGATAAGGGCAATTGATATAAGCCAGATGCACTGTTCAATGCTCTACTTGGTAATCGTTTAAACTGATCGAAAATTAAGCGATTGCAGGATTGAATTGATGGCAGAAATCCGTTGTCGGTAGATTCGACAGTTACTTTTTCtacattttaaacattttacgTTCCCGTAGTAAATGTGCAGTTAACGTTGAAACTACTTCCATAGGATAGCTAAAAGTAATCAAAACAATATTAGAGGATAGATTTAAACATATAAAGTAGTGACCGATCAGGGATTGATAGTAACTGTTAATGCCACCCTTGATCAATAAAGAAAcctatttttaaatcattacACAGCTTTCACTATCGTACCGCAGCAGAACGCATTGTTTAGTTTaaacattgtaacacattgtGAGTTTCACATTCGATCCCAAACAGAGCAACAACCTTACTTGGGCTAGAGATGGGAATCTTTTACAGTTTCTGGTAGAAATAACaagttatttttcttaaaatcatgaggtaacaaaaaaaaagtagaataACTCAGTATTTCTACCATTTGTCCATGTTACTATTGTTTTCAAATTCACTAAAAAGAATGCCCGTTCGTAGACTAGTTTCTATAAACTATTTACATTTGGGTTTCGTCTAGTGTTAGATTTTGTAGATTGCAATCAGTAAAATTGGAATCGGTTTTACCCAATGATCGATTCGAGAATATTTATATTGGAACATCAATTTTAAACAATCACACTAATTTCCATTTCTTCACGGGTAGAACGAATTTGCGATTCAAAATTTAGTTTAAAATTGAGTTTGTGTTACCTATTCTAATATCATCAACATGTAATACAATCATAACTAGTTTTTCTCAATATTTTCTACATCCTAAGTTAGTCTccataataataaacataatataattattatatcCAGTTATGTTGTCTAGGCGACTTTCAAGTACAGTAGGTGACCGCTTACTGGATGTGTTTTAACTGGAGTGCTTTTTAACTGGAGGTTCGCTAACTGGAGTGATTCTCAGTTAACGAACACTTAAAtgtcaaaacatgaaacatccgGAATCTCATGAAGAGAAATTTGTcgcaaatgtgcatttttcaaacaaatttaggGTCTCTTGCCTACGTTTGCtattaatttatgttattacACGAATTACTATACTTTATATcaacataaatgaaaaaaaagtttggtaTGTTTATTCCAGTCAAcgccaatcaaaacaatcaatccatAGAAACGTCACTCCAGTTAGCGAACATTGTTCGTTAACTGGAGCTTGTTTACCTCTcagttagcggtcacctactGTAATTACTTATCTGAACTCCTAGGAACAATGACTGGttaaaaatcattaattaCTCGTAAATATTTACTAGTTACTTGTAACCGTTCACTGCAATTCAAGCCTTCTATCAGCTACTTTTAACTAGTTACAGTAACTAGTAACTGATTGCAAATTAACGAGTCATTTTCCGTTACATTTGATTACTTACGTTCCCATCTCTAATAAATTAGGAAACGCGTCACTTGAAAGTGTTTCAgatggaaaaaaatgaatcgaaCAGCtgcattttctttccttccagcAGTAGAGATGTAAACCGTACGACACCTGCTTTCCTTATTTCTATCGTCATGCAGACTCTGTGTGTATTTTAGGCGGTATAGTATTACATTTAATCGAGATGAGCTTTGCACAACGCAAACGCggcacacagagacacacgtGGCTGTGGTACGTATCCTCCGGATAAAACGGTGCCATCAATTTTGCGGTTAAGCATTGTCAATCAAAACcgaaaataagtaaataaaatttGGTCACTTCTTTCTCGTGTGCTCCACTTATATGGGTTTCTCTTATCTTTTTCTGTAATTATTTCTTGCTTTTAGTGTGCTAtagattttaaaataaagtgATAAGAAGACCAATTTAAAACGGTTGCATTTGATCGAACCGATAAAGAACGTGGAACGGGTTTGGCTTTTGTTTCAAGCATTTTTATAATTACGAACGCACAAATAAACACAGTTTCACCGAACGGCAGACACGTTAAAGGCGGGGACAAACATGATTGTCGATTGCCTAATCCTCACCCTGTTTATATCGCATTTTCCGTGCTGTAACCGTTCATTTTCAACGTGAGACTGGCTTGTGGCTGGTTTCGTCGGTCGGAACGTTATGCTTCAACTAAAATTGATATCGcgctactttttttttgttaggtgAATTTTGTTCTTCCTTTGTTAATCtcctttttgcttcttttttttttttggttgagcAGGTAAAACTCTATCTATTAACCAGTGCAGCTACTAAGAGAAAGCCATAGTTTGTACGTGAAGCATCTTTGCCAAGAATAAATCGTTTTCCTAAATCGTTTTGCTAAAAGAAAATCTTCCTACCCTTTGTTATCCTCCGTCTCGCTTGTCCTACTGCAATACTAGTTTTGGCTATGCGTTCTCTACTCCTTGTTTAGTTTAAAACGATTTCCTTTCTGAAGATTTTACATGTTCAATGTTCTTAACATtacacttttgttttgcttcgttttgttgtattgttgCTAGTAAAAACTTTGCACGTTTGTTTCggtttcttctttgttttggtTCGATAGTTTTCCTTACTTTCCTAAGCAAAAGCTTTTTTACTGCTTCGGTTGTAACGAAAACGGGTTTAATGAAATCAGTTAACTTTACGAAATACTTTCAAGcctaaaaaatattatttgaaGTTAATACACATGGGAAAGATGGTGGAAAAAGTGAATAAAAACTGCGCTTTTTGCattatagaaacaaaaaaaaactcttcctcGGGACTGTTGAAAGCAAGCCTTTTCCGTCCTGCAACCATAGAGAGATAATAGAGCAAAAGCACACGCAATGAGAATCAacggcaaaaaagggaaattcaCTGGAAGGCGCTATCCCCACAACCACTACTAGAAGCGCCCCTCTTTAGCTCGttcatttctttttgctcttGCCCAGCGTCAGCGTGTGGTGTGCCGTCATCTGCGACTTGCGCCGGTTAAACTCGACGAACTCTTCCTCCAGCTTTTTGCGCGACTCCTCCAGCTTGCGCTTCTCCTCGGCATGGTCCTTCTTCAGCTTGTCGAATTTGGCATGGAGctaggaaggaaaggaaatgaaattaattatctatcacaaacaaaagcaaagttGCCGTTGAAACACCAACGTACCTCCTTTTCGCTCTCCTTCAACTCCGCCTCCTTCTCCTTGACGCGCACCACAAACATCTGACGCACCTCGTCCTCCTTCGCCTGCAGCTCGGCCAAATGGTTGCTACGCTTCGCCTCAAACGTTTGCTGGAACGAGACCGGCTTGTTATCGCTGTCCACATCGGTGAAGCCCATCTCCTCCAGCCGCTTCTGCCGGTACAGCTCGTAGTGGCGCGTGTGCGTCTTCTCGCGCATATCCTCCATGTTGGTGCGGATAAGCATTTCGCGCAGCTTTACAAAGTCGCAGTGCGCTTCGTTCTCCACCTGCACCGTACCCCACGGGTACTGGCGAGCCCGCACCGTTTTGTTGCCGACGCGCACAAAGTCCGTACTGCCCACGACGGCAAACGGGATGTGCGAGTTCATGGTGGTGTTCACCTCCGCCACCGATTCGTCGTCGGTCGGGAACTGGTAGATCTGGACACCGTTCGCGCGCAACTCCTCGTTAATCTTCGCCTTGAACTTGGCCAGCTCCGTCTTCGAGATCGTATCCGCCTTGGCGATGATCGGTATGATGTTCACCTTCGAGTCGAGCATCTTCATGCAGACCAGATCGAGCGACTTCAGCCCATGGCCGGTCGGGCAGATGAAGTACAGACAGATGTGCGTGCGGCTGTCGTGGTACGTCGACAGGGAGCGCTTGATCTTGAGCTCCTCCTGCAGGTACGCCTCGAACTGCTGATCAATATAGTCGACTACCGACTTGAAGGAATCGTCCTTATTGATCTGGTCGCCGTAACCAACCGTGTCGCAGATCGTCAGCTGgagaggggaagaaaaaagggggaaaaggcACACACATTTTACTTACATCCATTTCTACAGTTCTCGCTCGATTCTCACCTTCAGCCGAACCATGCTCTCCTGCAGCTCGTACGTGTGGGCCTTCAGCTTGACGCAAGGGAGCGTGTGAGGGCTGGGTTGCGATTCGAAATTCGTGTTGAACAGCGAGTCCATCAGCGTCGATTTGCCCAGGCCCGTCTCACCGATGCACATAATGTTAAACACGAACCCATTCTGAACGCTCTTGCTGACCAGCTGGTCGGGCAGGCTGTCGAATCCGACGTGTCCCGATTGCTTCAGCGTACGAGTAAGATCGTTCTGGAATGGAAGCAAACAAGTAATGTCAAATGATGTACTCTCTTTAAAGTGCTGATGGGAGACATTGCCACTaaactattttttataaataataatatcacAAATAATATTCAAACCCATGTAGATGTAGATCACACAATAATAGATCAATCTAGTTCTAAACTAAAAACATACACCCTTCTTCATTCTTATCAACAGAACTCCAATCAACTAACTTTAGTCTCAACGTGATCATGCCCACAACACAACGTCAATGTGTCTAACTCATCTTTGAATGCGAGGTTTAAGTCAAGGTTTACCGCCATCATGCATAAATCGATACAAAAGATATGAAAGTGTACAGACACAGCGAATGATTTGAAAGCAATCAAATGCCCCAGCAAATTCAATAGAGTTAAGGTCTGTAGATCCCAACGTAAAAACTTCTTATCTTAAAGTTGAAGTTGGAGAAGGATGTTTTGTAAATTAGACCTTGACAAGTATACAAGGTTTTCCAgatcactttcgaatgtgtacatcattattcatcgccttcaagatgtttttccACAGTTGATCACATGAACcattcaacacatcacaaagaactttCAAACTCAATCTagcttgagtcgtgttgaaaatcatgtgaaaGAACTGGAACATCATTGAGttgcaaatacaacattttacagctgttgaaaaacatctcgcagGGAATAAAAAATGTTGTAGACATTGGAAATTGATTCGGAAAACAATGTAATGAACTCAGACCAGAATCTTCGTTTTGAACCAATATTTCAGAAATGAACATAACTTGGTGCCTAATTGTGTTTATCAATAGATCATCAATATAATCGCTGTAAATTGATACAGAACATAttccattcat
Coding sequences within:
- the LOC120902643 gene encoding methanethiol oxidase, with the protein product MSESKCKCGPGYATPLDAVRNGPVEKLLYVVCVQPNLDEEHGDYLATVDVDPASPTYCQVIHRTYTNSKHNELHHSGWNTCSSCHFVPGGKEVPTRDRLVLPCLNSDRIFVIDTGTDPRAPKLAKVIEGDVLKGADCTAPHTTHCLPNGNIMISVMGDAEGNAKGDFVEFDKNFELVGTWSRGDRKALCGYDYWYQPHFNVMVASEWGAPKLFRRGYHPTDCDDRTQYGCRLNFYRWQERELFQTIDLGDDGLTPLEIRFLHNPRENQGYVGCAFYANVYRFYQKPGSDEYTAEKVIDVPVKKVQGENGEIEMMGGMMTDILISLDDRYLYFSNWRHGDVRQYDISDRANPRLTGQVFLGGAIQRDAPRRVLNDPELKEAPEPVFLKGRRLLGGPQMLQLSLDGRRLYVSSSLFSPWDKQFYPEMVAAGGTIVQLDIDVENGGMKLNENFLVDFGGEPYGPGLPHEMRYPGGDCTSDIWLVNE
- the LOC120902187 gene encoding septin-2 — its product is MAAADVAVMKNDLTRTLKQSGHVGFDSLPDQLVSKSVQNGFVFNIMCIGETGLGKSTLMDSLFNTNFESQPSPHTLPCVKLKAHTYELQESMVRLKLTICDTVGYGDQINKDDSFKSVVDYIDQQFEAYLQEELKIKRSLSTYHDSRTHICLYFICPTGHGLKSLDLVCMKMLDSKVNIIPIIAKADTISKTELAKFKAKINEELRANGVQIYQFPTDDESVAEVNTTMNSHIPFAVVGSTDFVRVGNKTVRARQYPWGTVQVENEAHCDFVKLREMLIRTNMEDMREKTHTRHYELYRQKRLEEMGFTDVDSDNKPVSFQQTFEAKRSNHLAELQAKEDEVRQMFVVRVKEKEAELKESEKELHAKFDKLKKDHAEEKRKLEESRKKLEEEFVEFNRRKSQMTAHHTLTLGKSKKK